From one Danio rerio strain Tuebingen ecotype United States chromosome 19, GRCz12tu, whole genome shotgun sequence genomic stretch:
- the LOC141379164 gene encoding uncharacterized protein produces the protein MNWKCKLCKFTTSKRLDLLKHSRLKHEHLGRVHSIPCLYADCPCTVKTWGALRTHLSRHHSQSTQPGNILSFTCIVCNSCSFDNERHFFEHLGGHLKKFETVPCVFDGCDYKTNKYTTFHSHKCRKHNPHSLVDFKTNVLYHHQNNLDEKSDFVEDENDCGSVLEEDEDFNKIITKRVGLLLLKMENIFNVSNSCMDELVEEFHFLTASASGPAIKEIILSTLRKHGCTFQDLVISELVKDLCQLSPVCAALRVDGPFSSKFRREQFSKEHFLLIEPVEYIIDSTEKKSFQYIPILPLLTQLVNNRHIQNTILQNKIPSDASSGYKSFKDGSLLKEKSFLCEDEHKLPLILYIDDFEICNPLGTSRKKHKVTAVYWVFADIHATSRSTLTSIYLATLCKANDVNLYGYAKVLDPLLRDLKSFEDDGIFVSSLGKVVKGTVLAVVADNLGAHSIGGFVESFSASHFCRFCIGERSQIQEHEVGEGLFPLRTKSNYAMHVKAALSDPAQGHHCGVKRQCPISDRLSNFHAISGYPPDALHDLLEGIVPLEISLCLDVLIKKKYFSLQELNNSIRCFPYKWSDKTNCPQPIAPNFHLRKTIGGNAHENWCLLRMMPLMIGDKVPEDEPAWEVLMTLKDVVELVMAPHHTDETIGYMQSKISEHRYRYFEVFPEEKVRPKHHFLEHYPWLTTVYGPLVHFWTMRFEAKHRFFKRIVRQTGCFRNILMTMARKHQSMIAYHTNNCNNQGPALSVSQRTLVAVDVLKDGIKESFARKFPGEVFVNMTNKANILGTDYNTGMMLPFGSTGGLPDFGEIQQIIIVHETPVFVLKLLSGWYCEHLRSFKVEPTGETEILKHSECKETYPLAAYNTAEGRIVTLKHFICTSE, from the coding sequence ATGAACTGGAAATGCAAGTTGTGCAAATTCACAACATCAAAAAGATTGGACCTGTTGAAACACAGCAGGCTAAAACATGAGCATTTAGGTCGAGTCCACTCCATACCCTGCCTCTATGCAGATTGTCCTTGCACCGTCAAGACATGGGGTGCATTAAGGACACATTTGTCAAGGCATCATTCTCAGTCAACTCAGCCAGGAAACATCCTGTCGTTCACATGCATTGTCTGTAATTCATGCTCTTTTGACAATGAGAGGCATTTTTTTGAACATCTTGGTGGCCATCTAAAAAAGTTTGAGACTGTGCCATGTGTTTTTGATGGTTGTGATTATAAGACCAACAAATATACAACATTCCACAGCCACAAGTGTAGAAAACACAACCCACATTCACTGGTAGATTTCAAGACCAATGTTCTTTATCATCACCAAAACAACCTGGACGAAAAAAGTGATTTTGTTGAGGATGAAAACGACTGTGGCTCAGTCCTTGAGGAGGATGAGGACTTCAACAAAATTATTACTAAAAGAGTGGGGTTGCTCCTCCTGAAAATGGAGAACATTTTTAATGTCTCCAATTCATGCATGGATGAACTAGTAGAGGAATTTCATTTTCTTACAGCGTCTGCATCTGGCCCAGCCATTAAAGAGATCATTTTGAGTACTTTGAGAAAACATGGCTGTACATTCCAAGACTTAGTGATATCAGAACTGGTCAAAGACCTTTGCCAGCTAAGCCCCGTCTGTGCTGCTTTACGAGTGGATGGGCCTTTCAGCAGTAAGTTCAGGAGAGAGCAATTTAGTAAGGAGCATTTCTTATTGATTGAACCAGTTGAGTACATAATTGATAGTACAGAGAAAAAGTCATTTCAGTATATACCAATCCTCCCATTATTAACTCAACTTGTGAACAACAGACACATTCAAAAcacaatattacaaaacaaaattcCATCTGATGCCTCTTCTGGATACAAATCATTTAAAGATGGATCTTTACTAAAAGAAAAAAGCTTTTTATGTGAGGATGAACATAAACTCCCCCTCATATTATATATAGATGACTTTGAGATATGCAACCCTCTGGGTACATCCCGCAAGAAGCATAAAGTCACAGCAGTGTACTGGGTGTTTGCAGACATACATGCCACATCGAGATCTACACTGACGTCCATTTACTTAGCCACTTTGTGCAAGGCAAATGATGTCAACCTGTATGGCTATGCAAAAGTTTTGGACCCACTGCTCAGAGATTTGAAGTCCTTCGAAGATGATGGTATTTTTGTTTCAAGTCTGGGCAAAGTGGTCAAGGGCACTGTACTTGCTGTTGTCGCTGACAATCTTGGTGCTCATTCAATAGGTGGCTTTGTTGAAAGCTTTTCAGCTTCACATTTCTGTCGCTTTTGCATTGGAGAACGGTCACAGATCCAGGAGCATGAAGTAGGAGAAGGACTGTTTCCTCTACGGACTAAGTCCAACTATGCCATGCATGTCAAAGCAGCACTGTCTGATCCAGCACAAGGTCACCACTGCGGAGTTAAAAGACAGTGTCCCATCTCAGACAGACTTAGTAACTTTCATGCTATATCAGGCTATCCCCCTGATGCTTTGCATGATTTGCTCGAAGGGATTGTACCTCTGGAAATATCACTGTGTCTTGATGTGTTAATCAAAAAGAAATACTTCTCTCTTCAGGAGCTCAACAATTCCATACGTTGCTTTCCTTACAAATGGAGTGACAAAACAAACTGTCCACAACCCATTGCCCCAAATTTCCACCTACGAAAAACCATAGGGGGAAACGCACATGAAAACTGGTGTTTGTTAAGAATGATGCCACTCATGATTGGCGACAAAGTCCCAGAAGATGAGCCTGCTTGGGAGGTTTTGATGACCTTAAAGGATGTAGTGGAGCTTGTCATGGCTCCTCACCACACAGATGAGACAATAGGGTACATGCAAAGTAAGATCTCAGAACACCGTTACAGATACTTTGAAGTGTTCCCAGAAGAGAAAGTTCGACCAAAACACCACTTTCTCGAGCATTACCCATGGCTTACAACTGTTTACGGGCCACTTGTACATTTCTGGACTATGCGGTTTGAAGCCAAACATCGATTCTTTAAAAGGATTGTGAGACAGACTGGGTGTTTTAGAAACATACTCATGACTATGGCAAGAAAGCACCAATCGATGATTGCATATCATACCAACAATTGCAACAACCAAGGGCCAGCACTGTCAGTGTCCCAGAGGACTCTGGTGGCAGTTGATGTTCTTAAAGATGGCATTAAGGAATCCTTTGCAAGGAAGTTCCCCGGGGAAGTGTTTGTGAACATGACAAATAAAGCAAACATTTTAGGCACAGACTACAATACTGGCATGATGCTGCCATTTGGTTCAACAGGAGGCCTACCTGACTTTGGAGAAATCCAGCAAATAATCATTGTGCACGAAACTCCTGTCTTTGTTCTAAAATTGCTCAGTGGTTGGTATTGTGAACACCTGAGGAGTTTCAAAGTAGAACCCACAGGAGAGACAGAAATCCTTAAACATTCTGAATGTAAAGaaacataccccctggctgcatACAATACAGCAGAAGGCCGTATAGTGACCCTTAAACATTTCATTTGCACATCAGAGTAA
- the LOC141379165 gene encoding uncharacterized protein has translation MAVQLRVILEEHNIQKLTLPIGIPNTLEDLVSIIAATFQLHGEIGLLYQDSNFDNQFFSVTSTADLHDKATVKVILKEPTMTLDLHPVFESSTLSTVSTHSASTAETDICPADHDASSEVSNCASSSSSDTIILPDSCRSAAWPVPFQVPEFSRDIELILAEANNSYHATGRHFMDASIKSAIMQELAKVIFSYTAYPTNEQILSVAEALVSKFPCLREPGSFAGLYGWQQRIKNKMHNYRAKLRSRKYFYPEIEINTLKRKHPADVGPLKNIKKPKKAEVNYLPPHPTGESQETLEKERLELICEITKKNNAKIIADKMNKTFSSRRIEVVSLSPSVDVFKERWPALFTEAQIKEEFRRITTVSLEETFLRKLDEYTPGLLRLMRAKGGAAGCKMRPLLDSLNTQNIEEKRDAVVCCLINYLGERQEDLFHEWQECEEYTDKTMKVIVKHNVMAEEDDLSIVIEGNQVMEGCGSRTKACILLMGLIYAINIEYPKELKNTFEAFQKLFLEIDGAKLLKKVHSLKNKLMQ, from the exons ATGGCGGTCCAGTTAAGAGTAATTTTAGAAGAACACAACATTCAAAAACTGACACTTCCAATAGGAATTCCAAATACATTGGAAGATCTTGTTTCCATAATTGCTGCAACTTTCCAATTGCATGGGGAAATTGGACTACTATACCAAGACAGTAACTTTGACAATCAGTTTTTTAGTGTCACCTCAACTGCTGACTTGCATGACAAGGCCACTGTTAAAGTGATCCTAAAAGAGCCGACAATGACCCTTGACCTACACCCAGTATTTGAATCATCTACATTGAGTACAGTGAGCACCCATTCTGCTAGTACTGCTGAAACGGACATCTGCCCTGCAGATCATGATGCATCCTCAGAGGTGTCAAACTGCGCATCTTCAAGTTCCAGTGATACCATTATTCTTCCTGATTCATGTCGCTCTGCTGCATGGCCAGTGCCATTCCAAGTACCAGAGTTTTCCAGAGACATAGAACTAATCCTTGCAGAGGCAAACAACTCCTATCATGCCACTGGAAGACACTTCATGGATGCCAGTATTAAATCAGCAATAATGCAAGAGcttgcaaaagtaattttttcatACACCGCTTACCCTACCAATGAGCAGATCCTCTCAGTAGCTGAAGCCTTGGTTTCTAAGTTTCCGTGTCTTAGGGAGCCAGGATCATTTGCGGGATTATATGGTTGGCAGCAGCGCATAAAAAACAAGATGCACAATTACCGTGCCAAGCTAAGATCTCGAAAATATTTTTACCCCGAAATTGAAATCAATACCTTAAAAAGGAAGCATCCCGCTGATGTAGGGcctttgaaaaatataaaaaagcccAAAAAAGCAGAGGTTAATTACCTCCCTCCACACCCTACTGGTGAAAGCCAAGAGACACTGGAGAAAGAGAGACTTGAATTAATTTGTGAaattacaaagaaaaacaatgcaaagaTAATTGcagataaaatgaataaaaccttCTCTAGCCGAAGAATTGAAGTGGTCAGCCTCAGCCCCTCTGTTGATGTGTTTAAAGAAAGGTGGCCAGCATTATTCACTGAGGCTCAG ATCAAGGAGGAGTTCAGACGCATCACAACGGTTTCCTTGGAGGAGACATTCCTGCGGAAGCTTGATGAGTACACACCTGGTCTTTTGCGGCTAATGCGTGCCAAAGGAGGAGCAGCTGGTTGCAAGATGCGTCCTCTGCTGGACAGTTtaaat ACACAGAACATTGAGGAAAAAAGAGATGCTGTTGTCTGCTGCCTCATTAACTACCTCGGTGAAAGACAAGAAGATCTTTTCCATGAATGGCAG GAATGTGAGGAGTACACAGACAAAACAATGAAGGTGATTGTGAAGCACAATGTTATGGCTGAGGAGGACGATTTGTCTATTGTGATCGAGGGAAACCAAGTGATGGAAGGATGTGGAAGCCGAACAAAGGCATGCATACTGCTGATGGGACTCATATATGCAATCAACATTGAATATCCAAAGGAGCTGAAGAACACATTTGAAgcttttcaaaaactttttttggaAATTGATGGGGCAAAACTTCTGAAGAAAGTCCACAGCCTCAAAAATAAGCTCATGCAGTAG